The following proteins are encoded in a genomic region of Sparus aurata chromosome 11, fSpaAur1.1, whole genome shotgun sequence:
- the ephb3b gene encoding ephrin type-B receptor 3b isoform X8: protein MTMDYFLLLCSLLLPVVSAVEETLMDTKWATTELAWTAHPETGWEEVSGYDDAMNPIRTYQVCNVRELNQNNWLRSDFIPRKDVLRVYVEMKFTVRDCNSIPNIPGSCKETFNLFYYESDSDSATATSPFWMENPYVKVDTIAPDESFSMLESGRVNTKVRSFGPLSKAGFYLAFQDLGACMSLISVRVFYKKCSTTIANFAVFPETATGAEATSLVIAPGTCVPNALEVSVPLKLYCNGDGEWMVPVGACTCSAGFEPAMKETQCQACSPGTFKSKQGDSFCLPCPANSRASSGASSVCSCRNGFYRSDTDSPDSPCTTVPSAPRNVISSVNETSLVLEWSEPREMGSREDIFYNVICKKCLPERGMCSRCDDNVDISPRHLGLTQRRVTVRNLQAHTQYSFEIQAVNGVSNKSPYTPQFSTVNITTNQAAPSAVPTVHLMAASASTMSLSWLPPEKPNGIILDYEIKYHEKVSSNDQGEAIAHTMTAQRSNARIEGLRAGTPYVVQVRARTVAGYGRYSSPADFSTNLQTDPPKSWQEKLPLIVGSATTALVFIIAVVVIAIVCLRKQRNGSESEYTEKLQQYKSPIVTPGMKVYIDPFTYEDPNEAVREFAKEIDVSCVKIEEVIGAGEFGEVCRGRLKLPGRREIIVAIKTLKVGYTDRQRRDFLSEASIMGQFDHPNIIRLEGVVTKSRPVMIVTEFMENGALDSFLRLNDGQFTVIQLVGMLRGIAAGMKYLSDMNYVHRDLAARNILVNSNLVCKVSDFGLSRFLEDDPTDPTYTSSLGGKIPIRWTAPEAIAYRKFTSASDVWSYGIVMWEVMSYGERPYWDMSNQDVINAVEQDYRLPPPMDCPTALHQLMLDCWVKERNLRPKFTQIVATLDKLIRNAASLKVVTNSTQSTGVSQPLLDRCVPDYTTFTTVGDWLDAIKMSRYRDNFVNAGFASFDLVAQMTAEDLLRIGVTLAGHQKKILGSIQDMRLQMNQTLPVQV from the exons AGACGCTGATGGACACGAAGTGGGCCACGACAGAATTAGCCTGGACTGCCCACCCTGAGACCGGG TGGGAAGAGGTGAGCGGCTACGATGACGCCATGAACCCCATCAGGACGTACCAAGTCTGCAATGTCCGTGAGCTCAACCAGAATAACTGGCTACGCAGTGACTTCATCCCACGAAAGGATGTGCTGCGCGTATATGTGGAGATGAAATTCACAGTGCGCGATTGCAACAGCATCCCAAACATCCCAGGTTCCTGCAAAGAGACCTTCAACCTCTTCTACTACGAGTCCGACTCAGACTCAGCCACAGCCACCAGCCCTTTCTGGATGGAGAACCCTTACGTGAAGGTGGACACTATTGCCCCAGATGAGAGCTTTTCCATGCTCGAGTCTGGACGGGTAAACACAAAAGTCCGAAGTTTCGGGCCGTTGTCCAAAGCTGGGTTCTACTTGGCCTTCCAGGACCTTGGTGCTTGCATGTCGCTCATCTCAGTTAGGGTCTTTTATAAAAAGTGCTCCACCACCATTGCCAACTTTGCCGTTTTCCCAGAGACGGCAACTGGGGCTGAGGCAACGTCCTTGGTCATTGCGCCGGGAACTTGTGTCCCCAACGCCCTGGAGGTGTCCGTGCCACTGAAGCTTTATTGCAATGGGGATGGCGAGTGGATGGTTCCCGTAGGAGCCTGCACCTGCTCGGCCGGTTTTGAACCAGCCATGAAAGAAACCCAATGTCAAG CTTGCAGCCCGGGCACCTTCAAGTCCAAGCAGGGAGACAGCTTCTGCCTGCCCTGCCCAGCCAACAGCCGTGCCAGCTCAGGAGCGTCCAGCGTTTGCTCCTGTCGAAATGGTTTCTACCGCTCAGACACAGACTCTCCAGACTCCCCCTGCACCA CTGTTCCTTCCGCGCCGCGCAATGTCATCTCAAGTGTGAACGAAACCTCGCTCGTGCTGGAATGGAGCGAGCCTCGTGAGATGGGCAGCCGCGAAGACATCTTCTACAACGTCATCTGTAAGAAGTGCCTGCCCGAGCGGGGAATGTGCTCGCGGTGTGACGACAACGTTGACATCTCGCCGCGCCACCTCGGCCTGACCCAGCGCCGCGTGACCGTCCGCAACCTGCAAGCGCACACGCAGTACAGCTTCGAGATCCAGGCGGTCAACGGGGTGTCCAACAAGAGCCCCTACACGCCTCAGTTCTCGACTGTGAACATCACCACAAATCAGGCCG CTCCGTCTGCAGTGCCAACAGTTCACCTGATGGCGGCCTCCGCGAGCACCATGAGCCTGTCCTGGCTGCCTCCAGAGAAACCCAACGGAATCATTCTGGATTATGAGATTAAGTACCATGAGAAGGTAAGCAGCAAT gATCAGGGTGAGGCCATCGCCCATACCATGACTGCCCAACGGAGCAATGCCCGCATTGAAGGCCTCAGGGCTGGTACACCCTATGTGGTGCAGGTCCGTGCCCGCACTGTGGCCGGTTACGGCCGTTACAGCAGCCCGGCCGACTTCAGCACCAACCTGCAGA CTGACCCTCCAAAGTCATGGCAGGAGAAGCTGCCACTCATCGTGGGATCGGCCACCACCGCCTTGGTCTTCATCATTGCAGTTGTGGTCATCGCCATTGTCTGCCTCAG AAAGCAGAGAAACGGCTCAGAGTCGGAGTACACAGAGAAACTGCAGCAGTACA AATCCCCAATAGTAACGCCGGGAATGAAGGTCTACATTGACCCCTTCACCTACGAGGACCCCAACGAGGCGGTGCGCGAATTCGCCAAGGAGATCGACGTCTCCTGCGTGAAGATCGAGGAGGTCATTGGCGCAG GAGAGTTTGGGGAGGTGTGCCGCGGTCGCCTCAAGCTGCCCGGACGCCGGGAGATCATCGTAGCCATCAAGACTCTCAAGGTGGGCTACACTGACCGCCAGAGGAGAGACTTCCTGTCCGAGGCTTCCATCATGGGCCAGTTCGACCACCCCAACATTATCCGTCTAGAGGGCGTGGTCACCAAGAGTCGGCCAGTGATGATTGTGACCGAGTTCATGGAGAACGGAGCGCTGGACTCTTTCCTAAGG CTCAATGACGGGCAGTTCACAGTCATCCAGCTGGTCGGCATGCTGCGCGGAATCGCTGCAGGAATGAAGTACCTGTCAGATATGAACTACGTGCACAGAGACTTGGCTGCCCGCAACATATTGGTCAACAGTAATCTGGTGTGTAAGGTGTCGGATTTCGGCCTCTCTCGTTTCCTCGAGGATGACCCCACGGACCCAACCTACACCAGCTCCCTG GGCGGGAAAATCCCCATTCGCTGGACGGCTCCGGAGGCCATCGCCTACAGGAAGTTCACCTCGGCCAGCGATGTGTGGAGCTATGGCATCGTCATGTGGGAAGTGATGTCGTACGGCGAGCGGCCGTACTGGGACATGAGCAATCAAGAT GTGATAAATGCCGTGGAGCAGGACTATCGACTGCCCCCACCCATGGACTGCCCCACGGCACTGCACCAGCTCATGTTGGACTGCTGGGTGAAAGAGAGGAACCTGCGACCCAAATTCACCCAGATTGTGGCCACGCTGGACAAGCTTATCCGCAACGCTGCCAGCCTCAAGGTGGTCACCAACAGCACACAGTCCACCGG GGTATCCCAGCCCTTGCTTGACCGCTGTGTGCCAGACTATACCACTTTCACCACTGTGGGGGACTGGCTGGACGCCATCAAGATGAGCCGCTACCGTGACAACTTCGTCAATGCCGGATTTGCTTCCTTTGACCTGGTGGCCCAGATGACAGCAGA GGACTTGCTGCGGATAGGGGTGACATTGGCTGGCCATCAGAAGAAGATTCTCGGTAGCATTCAGGACATGAGACTACAGATGAACCAAACACTTCCTGTCCAGGTGTGA
- the ephb3b gene encoding ephrin type-B receptor 3b isoform X5 produces the protein MTMDYFLLLCSLLLPVVSAVEETLMDTKWATTELAWTAHPETGWEEVSGYDDAMNPIRTYQVCNVRELNQNNWLRSDFIPRKDVLRVYVEMKFTVRDCNSIPNIPGSCKETFNLFYYESDSDSATATSPFWMENPYVKVDTIAPDESFSMLESGRVNTKVRSFGPLSKAGFYLAFQDLGACMSLISVRVFYKKCSTTIANFAVFPETATGAEATSLVIAPGTCVPNALEVSVPLKLYCNGDGEWMVPVGACTCSAGFEPAMKETQCQACSPGTFKSKQGDSFCLPCPANSRASSGASSVCSCRNGFYRSDTDSPDSPCTTVPSAPRNVISSVNETSLVLEWSEPREMGSREDIFYNVICKKCLPERGMCSRCDDNVDISPRHLGLTQRRVTVRNLQAHTQYSFEIQAVNGVSNKSPYTPQFSTVNITTNQAAPSAVPTVHLMAASASTMSLSWLPPEKPNGIILDYEIKYHEKDQGEAIAHTMTAQRSNARIEGLRAGTPYVVQVRARTVAGYGRYSSPADFSTNLQTDPPKSWQEKLPLIVGSATTALVFIIAVVVIAIVCLRKQRNGSESEYTEKLQQYKSPIVTPGMKVYIDPFTYEDPNEAVREFAKEIDVSCVKIEEVIGAGNPPKLLSYRGKTASHLQAIPLEDFTPSGEFGEVCRGRLKLPGRREIIVAIKTLKVGYTDRQRRDFLSEASIMGQFDHPNIIRLEGVVTKSRPVMIVTEFMENGALDSFLRLNDGQFTVIQLVGMLRGIAAGMKYLSDMNYVHRDLAARNILVNSNLVCKVSDFGLSRFLEDDPTDPTYTSSLGGKIPIRWTAPEAIAYRKFTSASDVWSYGIVMWEVMSYGERPYWDMSNQDVINAVEQDYRLPPPMDCPTALHQLMLDCWVKERNLRPKFTQIVATLDKLIRNAASLKVVTNSTQSTGVSQPLLDRCVPDYTTFTTVGDWLDAIKMSRYRDNFVNAGFASFDLVAQMTAEDLLRIGVTLAGHQKKILGSIQDMRLQMNQTLPVQV, from the exons AGACGCTGATGGACACGAAGTGGGCCACGACAGAATTAGCCTGGACTGCCCACCCTGAGACCGGG TGGGAAGAGGTGAGCGGCTACGATGACGCCATGAACCCCATCAGGACGTACCAAGTCTGCAATGTCCGTGAGCTCAACCAGAATAACTGGCTACGCAGTGACTTCATCCCACGAAAGGATGTGCTGCGCGTATATGTGGAGATGAAATTCACAGTGCGCGATTGCAACAGCATCCCAAACATCCCAGGTTCCTGCAAAGAGACCTTCAACCTCTTCTACTACGAGTCCGACTCAGACTCAGCCACAGCCACCAGCCCTTTCTGGATGGAGAACCCTTACGTGAAGGTGGACACTATTGCCCCAGATGAGAGCTTTTCCATGCTCGAGTCTGGACGGGTAAACACAAAAGTCCGAAGTTTCGGGCCGTTGTCCAAAGCTGGGTTCTACTTGGCCTTCCAGGACCTTGGTGCTTGCATGTCGCTCATCTCAGTTAGGGTCTTTTATAAAAAGTGCTCCACCACCATTGCCAACTTTGCCGTTTTCCCAGAGACGGCAACTGGGGCTGAGGCAACGTCCTTGGTCATTGCGCCGGGAACTTGTGTCCCCAACGCCCTGGAGGTGTCCGTGCCACTGAAGCTTTATTGCAATGGGGATGGCGAGTGGATGGTTCCCGTAGGAGCCTGCACCTGCTCGGCCGGTTTTGAACCAGCCATGAAAGAAACCCAATGTCAAG CTTGCAGCCCGGGCACCTTCAAGTCCAAGCAGGGAGACAGCTTCTGCCTGCCCTGCCCAGCCAACAGCCGTGCCAGCTCAGGAGCGTCCAGCGTTTGCTCCTGTCGAAATGGTTTCTACCGCTCAGACACAGACTCTCCAGACTCCCCCTGCACCA CTGTTCCTTCCGCGCCGCGCAATGTCATCTCAAGTGTGAACGAAACCTCGCTCGTGCTGGAATGGAGCGAGCCTCGTGAGATGGGCAGCCGCGAAGACATCTTCTACAACGTCATCTGTAAGAAGTGCCTGCCCGAGCGGGGAATGTGCTCGCGGTGTGACGACAACGTTGACATCTCGCCGCGCCACCTCGGCCTGACCCAGCGCCGCGTGACCGTCCGCAACCTGCAAGCGCACACGCAGTACAGCTTCGAGATCCAGGCGGTCAACGGGGTGTCCAACAAGAGCCCCTACACGCCTCAGTTCTCGACTGTGAACATCACCACAAATCAGGCCG CTCCGTCTGCAGTGCCAACAGTTCACCTGATGGCGGCCTCCGCGAGCACCATGAGCCTGTCCTGGCTGCCTCCAGAGAAACCCAACGGAATCATTCTGGATTATGAGATTAAGTACCATGAGAAG gATCAGGGTGAGGCCATCGCCCATACCATGACTGCCCAACGGAGCAATGCCCGCATTGAAGGCCTCAGGGCTGGTACACCCTATGTGGTGCAGGTCCGTGCCCGCACTGTGGCCGGTTACGGCCGTTACAGCAGCCCGGCCGACTTCAGCACCAACCTGCAGA CTGACCCTCCAAAGTCATGGCAGGAGAAGCTGCCACTCATCGTGGGATCGGCCACCACCGCCTTGGTCTTCATCATTGCAGTTGTGGTCATCGCCATTGTCTGCCTCAG AAAGCAGAGAAACGGCTCAGAGTCGGAGTACACAGAGAAACTGCAGCAGTACA AATCCCCAATAGTAACGCCGGGAATGAAGGTCTACATTGACCCCTTCACCTACGAGGACCCCAACGAGGCGGTGCGCGAATTCGCCAAGGAGATCGACGTCTCCTGCGTGAAGATCGAGGAGGTCATTGGCGCAGGTAACCCACCCAAGCTCCTGAGCTACAGGGGGAAGACTGCTAGTCACCTCCAGGCCATACCGTTAGAGGACTTCACACCAAGCG GAGAGTTTGGGGAGGTGTGCCGCGGTCGCCTCAAGCTGCCCGGACGCCGGGAGATCATCGTAGCCATCAAGACTCTCAAGGTGGGCTACACTGACCGCCAGAGGAGAGACTTCCTGTCCGAGGCTTCCATCATGGGCCAGTTCGACCACCCCAACATTATCCGTCTAGAGGGCGTGGTCACCAAGAGTCGGCCAGTGATGATTGTGACCGAGTTCATGGAGAACGGAGCGCTGGACTCTTTCCTAAGG CTCAATGACGGGCAGTTCACAGTCATCCAGCTGGTCGGCATGCTGCGCGGAATCGCTGCAGGAATGAAGTACCTGTCAGATATGAACTACGTGCACAGAGACTTGGCTGCCCGCAACATATTGGTCAACAGTAATCTGGTGTGTAAGGTGTCGGATTTCGGCCTCTCTCGTTTCCTCGAGGATGACCCCACGGACCCAACCTACACCAGCTCCCTG GGCGGGAAAATCCCCATTCGCTGGACGGCTCCGGAGGCCATCGCCTACAGGAAGTTCACCTCGGCCAGCGATGTGTGGAGCTATGGCATCGTCATGTGGGAAGTGATGTCGTACGGCGAGCGGCCGTACTGGGACATGAGCAATCAAGAT GTGATAAATGCCGTGGAGCAGGACTATCGACTGCCCCCACCCATGGACTGCCCCACGGCACTGCACCAGCTCATGTTGGACTGCTGGGTGAAAGAGAGGAACCTGCGACCCAAATTCACCCAGATTGTGGCCACGCTGGACAAGCTTATCCGCAACGCTGCCAGCCTCAAGGTGGTCACCAACAGCACACAGTCCACCGG GGTATCCCAGCCCTTGCTTGACCGCTGTGTGCCAGACTATACCACTTTCACCACTGTGGGGGACTGGCTGGACGCCATCAAGATGAGCCGCTACCGTGACAACTTCGTCAATGCCGGATTTGCTTCCTTTGACCTGGTGGCCCAGATGACAGCAGA GGACTTGCTGCGGATAGGGGTGACATTGGCTGGCCATCAGAAGAAGATTCTCGGTAGCATTCAGGACATGAGACTACAGATGAACCAAACACTTCCTGTCCAGGTGTGA
- the ephb3b gene encoding ephrin type-B receptor 3b isoform X9 — translation MTMDYFLLLCSLLLPVVSAVEETLMDTKWATTELAWTAHPETGWEEVSGYDDAMNPIRTYQVCNVRELNQNNWLRSDFIPRKDVLRVYVEMKFTVRDCNSIPNIPGSCKETFNLFYYESDSDSATATSPFWMENPYVKVDTIAPDESFSMLESGRVNTKVRSFGPLSKAGFYLAFQDLGACMSLISVRVFYKKCSTTIANFAVFPETATGAEATSLVIAPGTCVPNALEVSVPLKLYCNGDGEWMVPVGACTCSAGFEPAMKETQCQACSPGTFKSKQGDSFCLPCPANSRASSGASSVCSCRNGFYRSDTDSPDSPCTTVPSAPRNVISSVNETSLVLEWSEPREMGSREDIFYNVICKKCLPERGMCSRCDDNVDISPRHLGLTQRRVTVRNLQAHTQYSFEIQAVNGVSNKSPYTPQFSTVNITTNQAAPSAVPTVHLMAASASTMSLSWLPPEKPNGIILDYEIKYHEKDQGEAIAHTMTAQRSNARIEGLRAGTPYVVQVRARTVAGYGRYSSPADFSTNLQTDPPKSWQEKLPLIVGSATTALVFIIAVVVIAIVCLRKQRNGSESEYTEKLQQYKSPIVTPGMKVYIDPFTYEDPNEAVREFAKEIDVSCVKIEEVIGAGEFGEVCRGRLKLPGRREIIVAIKTLKVGYTDRQRRDFLSEASIMGQFDHPNIIRLEGVVTKSRPVMIVTEFMENGALDSFLRLNDGQFTVIQLVGMLRGIAAGMKYLSDMNYVHRDLAARNILVNSNLVCKVSDFGLSRFLEDDPTDPTYTSSLGGKIPIRWTAPEAIAYRKFTSASDVWSYGIVMWEVMSYGERPYWDMSNQDVINAVEQDYRLPPPMDCPTALHQLMLDCWVKERNLRPKFTQIVATLDKLIRNAASLKVVTNSTQSTGVSQPLLDRCVPDYTTFTTVGDWLDAIKMSRYRDNFVNAGFASFDLVAQMTAEDLLRIGVTLAGHQKKILGSIQDMRLQMNQTLPVQV, via the exons AGACGCTGATGGACACGAAGTGGGCCACGACAGAATTAGCCTGGACTGCCCACCCTGAGACCGGG TGGGAAGAGGTGAGCGGCTACGATGACGCCATGAACCCCATCAGGACGTACCAAGTCTGCAATGTCCGTGAGCTCAACCAGAATAACTGGCTACGCAGTGACTTCATCCCACGAAAGGATGTGCTGCGCGTATATGTGGAGATGAAATTCACAGTGCGCGATTGCAACAGCATCCCAAACATCCCAGGTTCCTGCAAAGAGACCTTCAACCTCTTCTACTACGAGTCCGACTCAGACTCAGCCACAGCCACCAGCCCTTTCTGGATGGAGAACCCTTACGTGAAGGTGGACACTATTGCCCCAGATGAGAGCTTTTCCATGCTCGAGTCTGGACGGGTAAACACAAAAGTCCGAAGTTTCGGGCCGTTGTCCAAAGCTGGGTTCTACTTGGCCTTCCAGGACCTTGGTGCTTGCATGTCGCTCATCTCAGTTAGGGTCTTTTATAAAAAGTGCTCCACCACCATTGCCAACTTTGCCGTTTTCCCAGAGACGGCAACTGGGGCTGAGGCAACGTCCTTGGTCATTGCGCCGGGAACTTGTGTCCCCAACGCCCTGGAGGTGTCCGTGCCACTGAAGCTTTATTGCAATGGGGATGGCGAGTGGATGGTTCCCGTAGGAGCCTGCACCTGCTCGGCCGGTTTTGAACCAGCCATGAAAGAAACCCAATGTCAAG CTTGCAGCCCGGGCACCTTCAAGTCCAAGCAGGGAGACAGCTTCTGCCTGCCCTGCCCAGCCAACAGCCGTGCCAGCTCAGGAGCGTCCAGCGTTTGCTCCTGTCGAAATGGTTTCTACCGCTCAGACACAGACTCTCCAGACTCCCCCTGCACCA CTGTTCCTTCCGCGCCGCGCAATGTCATCTCAAGTGTGAACGAAACCTCGCTCGTGCTGGAATGGAGCGAGCCTCGTGAGATGGGCAGCCGCGAAGACATCTTCTACAACGTCATCTGTAAGAAGTGCCTGCCCGAGCGGGGAATGTGCTCGCGGTGTGACGACAACGTTGACATCTCGCCGCGCCACCTCGGCCTGACCCAGCGCCGCGTGACCGTCCGCAACCTGCAAGCGCACACGCAGTACAGCTTCGAGATCCAGGCGGTCAACGGGGTGTCCAACAAGAGCCCCTACACGCCTCAGTTCTCGACTGTGAACATCACCACAAATCAGGCCG CTCCGTCTGCAGTGCCAACAGTTCACCTGATGGCGGCCTCCGCGAGCACCATGAGCCTGTCCTGGCTGCCTCCAGAGAAACCCAACGGAATCATTCTGGATTATGAGATTAAGTACCATGAGAAG gATCAGGGTGAGGCCATCGCCCATACCATGACTGCCCAACGGAGCAATGCCCGCATTGAAGGCCTCAGGGCTGGTACACCCTATGTGGTGCAGGTCCGTGCCCGCACTGTGGCCGGTTACGGCCGTTACAGCAGCCCGGCCGACTTCAGCACCAACCTGCAGA CTGACCCTCCAAAGTCATGGCAGGAGAAGCTGCCACTCATCGTGGGATCGGCCACCACCGCCTTGGTCTTCATCATTGCAGTTGTGGTCATCGCCATTGTCTGCCTCAG AAAGCAGAGAAACGGCTCAGAGTCGGAGTACACAGAGAAACTGCAGCAGTACA AATCCCCAATAGTAACGCCGGGAATGAAGGTCTACATTGACCCCTTCACCTACGAGGACCCCAACGAGGCGGTGCGCGAATTCGCCAAGGAGATCGACGTCTCCTGCGTGAAGATCGAGGAGGTCATTGGCGCAG GAGAGTTTGGGGAGGTGTGCCGCGGTCGCCTCAAGCTGCCCGGACGCCGGGAGATCATCGTAGCCATCAAGACTCTCAAGGTGGGCTACACTGACCGCCAGAGGAGAGACTTCCTGTCCGAGGCTTCCATCATGGGCCAGTTCGACCACCCCAACATTATCCGTCTAGAGGGCGTGGTCACCAAGAGTCGGCCAGTGATGATTGTGACCGAGTTCATGGAGAACGGAGCGCTGGACTCTTTCCTAAGG CTCAATGACGGGCAGTTCACAGTCATCCAGCTGGTCGGCATGCTGCGCGGAATCGCTGCAGGAATGAAGTACCTGTCAGATATGAACTACGTGCACAGAGACTTGGCTGCCCGCAACATATTGGTCAACAGTAATCTGGTGTGTAAGGTGTCGGATTTCGGCCTCTCTCGTTTCCTCGAGGATGACCCCACGGACCCAACCTACACCAGCTCCCTG GGCGGGAAAATCCCCATTCGCTGGACGGCTCCGGAGGCCATCGCCTACAGGAAGTTCACCTCGGCCAGCGATGTGTGGAGCTATGGCATCGTCATGTGGGAAGTGATGTCGTACGGCGAGCGGCCGTACTGGGACATGAGCAATCAAGAT GTGATAAATGCCGTGGAGCAGGACTATCGACTGCCCCCACCCATGGACTGCCCCACGGCACTGCACCAGCTCATGTTGGACTGCTGGGTGAAAGAGAGGAACCTGCGACCCAAATTCACCCAGATTGTGGCCACGCTGGACAAGCTTATCCGCAACGCTGCCAGCCTCAAGGTGGTCACCAACAGCACACAGTCCACCGG GGTATCCCAGCCCTTGCTTGACCGCTGTGTGCCAGACTATACCACTTTCACCACTGTGGGGGACTGGCTGGACGCCATCAAGATGAGCCGCTACCGTGACAACTTCGTCAATGCCGGATTTGCTTCCTTTGACCTGGTGGCCCAGATGACAGCAGA GGACTTGCTGCGGATAGGGGTGACATTGGCTGGCCATCAGAAGAAGATTCTCGGTAGCATTCAGGACATGAGACTACAGATGAACCAAACACTTCCTGTCCAGGTGTGA